One genomic region from Thermoleptolyngbya sichuanensis A183 encodes:
- a CDS encoding GNAT family N-acetyltransferase: MLDTADLCPGYLIYRSTGVDRALLVKFMQRTYCELFPGEGFDHLAYTVEQYFSGDTPLWWVRSHADANLRIPDPVACLWMGSAVDQVRGDRHAHIFLLYVSPEHRRRGIGTALMRQAEDWARLRGDRQMGLHVFCQNQPAQRLYESLGFVPQSIWMVKLLDR; encoded by the coding sequence GTGCTTGACACTGCTGACCTGTGCCCCGGATATCTGATTTACCGCAGCACTGGGGTTGATCGAGCGCTGCTGGTTAAGTTTATGCAGCGCACCTACTGCGAACTGTTTCCTGGCGAAGGGTTTGACCATCTCGCGTACACCGTCGAGCAATATTTCTCTGGCGACACGCCGCTGTGGTGGGTGCGGTCTCATGCGGATGCGAACCTGCGAATTCCCGATCCGGTGGCTTGTTTGTGGATGGGCAGCGCGGTCGATCAGGTGCGGGGCGATCGCCACGCTCACATTTTCTTGCTCTATGTCTCGCCAGAGCATCGTCGCCGGGGAATTGGCACCGCCCTGATGCGGCAAGCTGAAGACTGGGCCAGGCTGAGGGGCGATCGCCAGATGGGGCTGCATGTGTTCTGCCAAAACCAGCCTGCCCAACGGCTATACGAATCGCTGGGCTTTGTGCCGCAGTCGATCTGGATGGTCAAGCTGCTCGACCGCTAG